A stretch of Balearica regulorum gibbericeps isolate bBalReg1 chromosome 28, bBalReg1.pri, whole genome shotgun sequence DNA encodes these proteins:
- the LOC142598562 gene encoding uncharacterized protein LOC142598562 isoform X1 has translation MAAGAAGVVAMAARGRAPLSAIPTMPQASEHRVSRTRDHAVVTSQPKAAAKLPSGHRALSQERHAAALASAATANGLSPAPKLRLLPPRPGPLDDRGKKLELDRGRASKRGEALRSSACRRGPVKADHAVRVPGSPQAGAVPGSASFSLPAGASLAGREAERRRSNLARSKSISIGDLSQGGSSGGRTEDVAAVLSRLVLRDCGHQLSASSLALRRSSSLRRVNVSPGLDGKHATPLLSVRPEGCLRTRTAPDTPYAHSPDVPAPSSPALGRAPAPGRTEEKATATHHTLLLGSGHVGLRNLGNTCFMNAVLQCLSSTKPLRDYCLRRDFQQEQPSGLRTSQELTEAFADVIAALWHPDSSEAVNPGRFKAVFQKYVPSFTGYSQQDAQEFLKFFMDRLHVEINRKGRRTPSILSDARRTPALEDPETLSDDERANQMWKRYLEREDSKIVDLFVGQLKSCLKCQACGYRSTTFEVFCDLSLPIPKKSFAGGKVSLHDCFSLFTKEEELDSENAPQVCDKCRQRTRSTKKLTIQRFPRILVLHLNRFSTTRYSIKKCSVFVDFPLQQLNLREFASEKAAPSTASTPSATTRAASTTATTPPSAGTRPAGASTTTPGAEKGRGLPSPGAGSGAGGGAAGAGGAAVPLSRRSARPRWPARPRSLMPPTVAVVGGGISGLAACYHLARGPRPPKVLLLEASARLGGWLQSTRTADGAVFEHGPRGIRPGGVVGTDTLRMVSELGLEGDVLPVPGDHPASRNRFLYVGGALHKLPSGLGALLRPVPPFSRALLWSGVRDLLAPAGTEPDESVHAFVHRRFGREVADIAVDSLCRGVFAGDCRALSVRSCFPALFEAERRRRSVLLGLALGSGKERGAESGLSRRARAERWSQWSLRGGMESLAEALAAFLRLRGVELRCHAPLRRLHRHPDGRWQLTLADGTVMADHLVSALPATALAEVLPAEAEPLAQELRRIPAVSVAVVNLQYEGVTLPVTGFGHLVPSSEDASLLGIVYDSVAFPQHDGTGAASVRLTVMLGGAWFGQSFGDPAAASPSLLLQRAQAAVREQLGLEPAPTRSIVRVHQACIPQYTLGHWQRTERIGRFLAEQQLPLSLVGASYAGVSVNDCIASAKAAVERLMGQPR, from the exons ATGGCGGCGGGTGCTGCGGGAGTTGTTGCCATGGCGGCCCGCGGGAG GGCTCCCCTCTCAGCCATCCCCACGATGCCCCAAGCCTCGGAGCACCGTGTCAGCCGGACCAGGGACCACGCCGTCGTCACCTCCCAGCCCAAGGCTGCCGCCAAGCTGCCCAGTGGGCACCGGGCCCTGAGCCAGGAGCGCCATGCCGCCGCCCTGGCCTCCGCCGCCACTGCCAACGGGCTCTCCCCGGCCCCTAAGCTTCGCCTCCTGCCGCCTCGGCCCGGCCCGCTGGACGACCGTGGCAAGAAGCTGGAGCTGGACCGGGGTCGGGCTTCAAAACGGGGGGAGGCTCTCCGCAGCTCAGCGTGCCGGCGGGGGCCGGTGAAGGCGGACCATGCGGTGCGGGTGCCTGGCTCTCCACAGGCGGGTGCTGTGCCGGGCAGTGcctccttctccctgcctgccgGGGCCTCGCTGGCGGGGCGCGAGGCAGAGCGCCGGCGCAGCAACCTGGCCCGCTCCAAATCTATCAGCATCGGGGACCTGAGCCAGGGTGGCAGCAGCGGCGGCCGCACTGAAGATGTGGCGGCGGTGCTGAGCCGGCTGGTGCTGAGGGACTGTGGCCACCAGCTGAGCGCCAGCTCGCTGGCACTCAGGAGGAGCTCCTCTCTCCGGAGGGTCAACGTCTCCCCGGGGCTGGATGGGAAGCATGCCACCCCACTGCTCTCCGTCCGGCCTGAGGGCTGCCTGAGGACTCGTACTGCCCCCGACACCCCGTATGCCCACAGCCCCGATGTCCCGGCACCCAGCAGCCCCGCCCTGGGCAGAGCCCCGGCACCCGGCAGGACCGAGGAGAAGGCGACAGCT ACCCATCACACgctgctgctgggctcaggCCACGTTGGCCTCAGGAACCTGGGCAACACG TGCTTCATGAACGCTGTGCTGCAGTGCCTGAGCAGCACCAAGCCGCTGCGGGACTACTGCCTGCGCCGGGACttccagcaggagcagccctccGGCCTCCGCACCTCCCAGGAGCTCACCGAAG CCTTTGCCGATGTCATCGCCGCCCTCTGGCACCCTGACTCCTCCGAAGCCGTCAACCCTGGGCGCTTCAAGGCTGTCTTTCAGAAATACGTCCCCTCCTTCACTGGATATAG CCAGCAGGACGCGCAGGAATTCCTCAAGTTCTTCATGGACCGGCTGCATGTGGAGATCAACCGCAAGGGCCGCAGGACGCCCAGCATCCTCTCGGACGCTCGGCGGACCCCCGCGCTGGAGGACCCCGAGACGCTGAG TGACGACGAACGCGCCAACCAGATGTGGAAGCGATACCTGGAGAGGGAGGACAGCAAGATCGTGG ACCTCTTCGTGGGGCAGCTGAAGAGTTGCCTGAAGTGCCAGGCGTGCGGCTACCGCTCCACCACCTTTGAGGTCTTCTGCGATCTCTCCCTGCCCATCCCAAAG AAGAGCTTTGCTGGTGGCAAGGTCTCGCTCCACGACTGCTTCAGCCTCTTCAccaaggaggaggagctggactCAGAGAACGCCCCG CAGGTCTGCGACAAGTGCCGGCAGCGGACGCGGAGCACAAAGAAGCTGACCATCCAGCGCTTCCCCCGCATCCTGGTGCTCC ACCTGAACCGGTTTTCCACCACCCGCTACTCCATCAAGAAGTGCTCCGTCTTCGTGGActtccccctgcagcagctcaaCCTGCGGGAGTTCGCCAGCGAGAAGGCGG CCCCGTCTACAGCCTCTACGCCCTCTGCAACCACTCGGGCAGCGTCCACTACGGCCACTACACCGCCTTCTGCCGGGACCCGGCCGGCTGGCGCGTCTACAACGACTCCCG GCGCGGAGAAGGGGCGGGGCCTGCCGAGCCCGGGGGCCGGGAGCGGTGCGGGCGGGGGTgccgcgggggcggggggtgccgcTGTGCCGCTGTCCCGGCGCTCTGCACGGCCCCGCtggcccgcccggccccgctccctcATGCCGCCGACCGTGGCCGTCGTGGGGGGCGGCATCAGCGGCCTGGCCGCCTGCTACCACCTGGcccgcggcccccgcccgcccaAG gtgctgctgctggaggccaGCGCCCGCCTGGGGGGGTGGCTGCAGAGCACCCGCACCGCCGACGGGGCCGTGTTCGAGCACGGGCCCAGGGGCATCCGCCCCGGCGGGGTGGTGGGCACCGACACCCTGCGCATG GTCTCCGAGCTCGGCCTGGAGGGTGACGTCCTGCCCGTCCCCGGGGACCACCCGGCCTCCAGGAACCGCTTCCTCTATGTCGGCGGGGCCCTGCACAAGCTGCCCTCGGGCCTGGG GGCCCTGCTGCGGCCGGTGCCCCCCTTCTCGCGGGCGCTGCTCTGGAGCGGGGTGCGGGACTTGCTGGCGCCAGCCGGGACGGAGCCTGACGAGAGCGTGCACGCCTTTGTTCATCGCCGCTTCGGCCGGGAG GTGGCCGACATCGCCGTGGACAGCCTCTGCCGGGGGGTGTTCGCCGGGGACTGCCGGGCGCTGAGTGTCCGCTCTTGCTTCCCTGCGCTCTTCGAGGCCGAGCGGCGCCGGCGATCCGTCCTGCTGGGGCTGGCGCTGGGCTCCG GGAAGGAGCGTGGAGCTGAGTCGGGGCTGAGCCGGCGGGCGCGGGCAGAGCGCTGGAGCCAGTGGTCGCTCCGGGGCGGGATGGAGAGCCTGGCTGAGGCACTGGCAGCCTTCCTGCGCCTGCGTGGTGTCGAGCTGCGCTGCCACGCGCCCCTGCGCCGCCTGCACCGTCACCCTGACGGCCGATGGCAG CTCACCCTGGCAGATGGCACCGTCATGGCTGACCACCTGGTCAGTGCCCTCCCAGCCACAG ccctggctgagGTGCTGCCGGCCGAGGCAGAGCCGCTGGCACAGGAGCTGCGGCGCATCCCCGCCGTGTCTGTGGCCGTGGTGAACCTGCAGTACGAGGGCGTCACGTTACCTGTCACG ggcTTTGGGCACTTGGTGCCCTCCTCTGAGGACGCGTCCCTCCTGGGCATCGTCTACGACTCAGTGGCCTTCCCCCAGCACGACGGCACGGGAGCTGCCTCAGTGCGGCTGACG GTGATGCTGGGAGGCGCCTGGTTCGGGCAGAGCTTCGGGGACCCGGCGGCGGCATCACCATCGCTGCTGCTACAGCGGGCGCAGGCGGCCGTGCGGGAGCAGCTGGGCCTGGAGCCAGCCCCGACACGCTCCATCGTCAGGGTGCACCAG gcCTGCATCCCCCAGTACACATTGGGCCACTGGCAGCGCACAG agcGCATCGGCCGcttcctggcagagcagcagctgcccctcAGCCTCGTCGGGGCCTCCTACGCCGGCGTCTCCGTCAATGACTGCATCGCCAGTGCCAAAGCGGCCGTTGAGCGGCTAATGGGGCAGCCGCGCTGA
- the LOC142598562 gene encoding uncharacterized protein LOC142598562 isoform X2 yields the protein MAAGAAGVVAMAARGRAPLSAIPTMPQASEHRVSRTRDHAVVTSQPKAAAKLPSGHRALSQERHAAALASAATANGLSPAPKLRLLPPRPGPLDDRGKKLELDRGRASKRGEALRSSACRRGPVKADHAVRVPGSPQAGAVPGSASFSLPAGASLAGREAERRRSNLARSKSISIGDLSQGGSSGGRTEDVAAVLSRLVLRDCGHQLSASSLALRRSSSLRRVNVSPGLDGKHATPLLSVRPEGCLRTRTAPDTPYAHSPDVPAPSSPALGRAPAPGRTEEKATATHHTLLLGSGHVGLRNLGNTCFMNAVLQCLSSTKPLRDYCLRRDFQQEQPSGLRTSQELTEAFADVIAALWHPDSSEAVNPGRFKAVFQKYVPSFTGYSQQDAQEFLKFFMDRLHVEINRKGRRTPSILSDARRTPALEDPETLSDDERANQMWKRYLEREDSKIVDLFVGQLKSCLKCQACGYRSTTFEVFCDLSLPIPKKSFAGGKVSLHDCFSLFTKEEELDSENAPVCDKCRQRTRSTKKLTIQRFPRILVLHLNRFSTTRYSIKKCSVFVDFPLQQLNLREFASEKAAPSTASTPSATTRAASTTATTPPSAGTRPAGASTTTPGAEKGRGLPSPGAGSGAGGGAAGAGGAAVPLSRRSARPRWPARPRSLMPPTVAVVGGGISGLAACYHLARGPRPPKVLLLEASARLGGWLQSTRTADGAVFEHGPRGIRPGGVVGTDTLRMVSELGLEGDVLPVPGDHPASRNRFLYVGGALHKLPSGLGALLRPVPPFSRALLWSGVRDLLAPAGTEPDESVHAFVHRRFGREVADIAVDSLCRGVFAGDCRALSVRSCFPALFEAERRRRSVLLGLALGSGKERGAESGLSRRARAERWSQWSLRGGMESLAEALAAFLRLRGVELRCHAPLRRLHRHPDGRWQLTLADGTVMADHLVSALPATALAEVLPAEAEPLAQELRRIPAVSVAVVNLQYEGVTLPVTGFGHLVPSSEDASLLGIVYDSVAFPQHDGTGAASVRLTVMLGGAWFGQSFGDPAAASPSLLLQRAQAAVREQLGLEPAPTRSIVRVHQACIPQYTLGHWQRTERIGRFLAEQQLPLSLVGASYAGVSVNDCIASAKAAVERLMGQPR from the exons ATGGCGGCGGGTGCTGCGGGAGTTGTTGCCATGGCGGCCCGCGGGAG GGCTCCCCTCTCAGCCATCCCCACGATGCCCCAAGCCTCGGAGCACCGTGTCAGCCGGACCAGGGACCACGCCGTCGTCACCTCCCAGCCCAAGGCTGCCGCCAAGCTGCCCAGTGGGCACCGGGCCCTGAGCCAGGAGCGCCATGCCGCCGCCCTGGCCTCCGCCGCCACTGCCAACGGGCTCTCCCCGGCCCCTAAGCTTCGCCTCCTGCCGCCTCGGCCCGGCCCGCTGGACGACCGTGGCAAGAAGCTGGAGCTGGACCGGGGTCGGGCTTCAAAACGGGGGGAGGCTCTCCGCAGCTCAGCGTGCCGGCGGGGGCCGGTGAAGGCGGACCATGCGGTGCGGGTGCCTGGCTCTCCACAGGCGGGTGCTGTGCCGGGCAGTGcctccttctccctgcctgccgGGGCCTCGCTGGCGGGGCGCGAGGCAGAGCGCCGGCGCAGCAACCTGGCCCGCTCCAAATCTATCAGCATCGGGGACCTGAGCCAGGGTGGCAGCAGCGGCGGCCGCACTGAAGATGTGGCGGCGGTGCTGAGCCGGCTGGTGCTGAGGGACTGTGGCCACCAGCTGAGCGCCAGCTCGCTGGCACTCAGGAGGAGCTCCTCTCTCCGGAGGGTCAACGTCTCCCCGGGGCTGGATGGGAAGCATGCCACCCCACTGCTCTCCGTCCGGCCTGAGGGCTGCCTGAGGACTCGTACTGCCCCCGACACCCCGTATGCCCACAGCCCCGATGTCCCGGCACCCAGCAGCCCCGCCCTGGGCAGAGCCCCGGCACCCGGCAGGACCGAGGAGAAGGCGACAGCT ACCCATCACACgctgctgctgggctcaggCCACGTTGGCCTCAGGAACCTGGGCAACACG TGCTTCATGAACGCTGTGCTGCAGTGCCTGAGCAGCACCAAGCCGCTGCGGGACTACTGCCTGCGCCGGGACttccagcaggagcagccctccGGCCTCCGCACCTCCCAGGAGCTCACCGAAG CCTTTGCCGATGTCATCGCCGCCCTCTGGCACCCTGACTCCTCCGAAGCCGTCAACCCTGGGCGCTTCAAGGCTGTCTTTCAGAAATACGTCCCCTCCTTCACTGGATATAG CCAGCAGGACGCGCAGGAATTCCTCAAGTTCTTCATGGACCGGCTGCATGTGGAGATCAACCGCAAGGGCCGCAGGACGCCCAGCATCCTCTCGGACGCTCGGCGGACCCCCGCGCTGGAGGACCCCGAGACGCTGAG TGACGACGAACGCGCCAACCAGATGTGGAAGCGATACCTGGAGAGGGAGGACAGCAAGATCGTGG ACCTCTTCGTGGGGCAGCTGAAGAGTTGCCTGAAGTGCCAGGCGTGCGGCTACCGCTCCACCACCTTTGAGGTCTTCTGCGATCTCTCCCTGCCCATCCCAAAG AAGAGCTTTGCTGGTGGCAAGGTCTCGCTCCACGACTGCTTCAGCCTCTTCAccaaggaggaggagctggactCAGAGAACGCCCCG GTCTGCGACAAGTGCCGGCAGCGGACGCGGAGCACAAAGAAGCTGACCATCCAGCGCTTCCCCCGCATCCTGGTGCTCC ACCTGAACCGGTTTTCCACCACCCGCTACTCCATCAAGAAGTGCTCCGTCTTCGTGGActtccccctgcagcagctcaaCCTGCGGGAGTTCGCCAGCGAGAAGGCGG CCCCGTCTACAGCCTCTACGCCCTCTGCAACCACTCGGGCAGCGTCCACTACGGCCACTACACCGCCTTCTGCCGGGACCCGGCCGGCTGGCGCGTCTACAACGACTCCCG GCGCGGAGAAGGGGCGGGGCCTGCCGAGCCCGGGGGCCGGGAGCGGTGCGGGCGGGGGTgccgcgggggcggggggtgccgcTGTGCCGCTGTCCCGGCGCTCTGCACGGCCCCGCtggcccgcccggccccgctccctcATGCCGCCGACCGTGGCCGTCGTGGGGGGCGGCATCAGCGGCCTGGCCGCCTGCTACCACCTGGcccgcggcccccgcccgcccaAG gtgctgctgctggaggccaGCGCCCGCCTGGGGGGGTGGCTGCAGAGCACCCGCACCGCCGACGGGGCCGTGTTCGAGCACGGGCCCAGGGGCATCCGCCCCGGCGGGGTGGTGGGCACCGACACCCTGCGCATG GTCTCCGAGCTCGGCCTGGAGGGTGACGTCCTGCCCGTCCCCGGGGACCACCCGGCCTCCAGGAACCGCTTCCTCTATGTCGGCGGGGCCCTGCACAAGCTGCCCTCGGGCCTGGG GGCCCTGCTGCGGCCGGTGCCCCCCTTCTCGCGGGCGCTGCTCTGGAGCGGGGTGCGGGACTTGCTGGCGCCAGCCGGGACGGAGCCTGACGAGAGCGTGCACGCCTTTGTTCATCGCCGCTTCGGCCGGGAG GTGGCCGACATCGCCGTGGACAGCCTCTGCCGGGGGGTGTTCGCCGGGGACTGCCGGGCGCTGAGTGTCCGCTCTTGCTTCCCTGCGCTCTTCGAGGCCGAGCGGCGCCGGCGATCCGTCCTGCTGGGGCTGGCGCTGGGCTCCG GGAAGGAGCGTGGAGCTGAGTCGGGGCTGAGCCGGCGGGCGCGGGCAGAGCGCTGGAGCCAGTGGTCGCTCCGGGGCGGGATGGAGAGCCTGGCTGAGGCACTGGCAGCCTTCCTGCGCCTGCGTGGTGTCGAGCTGCGCTGCCACGCGCCCCTGCGCCGCCTGCACCGTCACCCTGACGGCCGATGGCAG CTCACCCTGGCAGATGGCACCGTCATGGCTGACCACCTGGTCAGTGCCCTCCCAGCCACAG ccctggctgagGTGCTGCCGGCCGAGGCAGAGCCGCTGGCACAGGAGCTGCGGCGCATCCCCGCCGTGTCTGTGGCCGTGGTGAACCTGCAGTACGAGGGCGTCACGTTACCTGTCACG ggcTTTGGGCACTTGGTGCCCTCCTCTGAGGACGCGTCCCTCCTGGGCATCGTCTACGACTCAGTGGCCTTCCCCCAGCACGACGGCACGGGAGCTGCCTCAGTGCGGCTGACG GTGATGCTGGGAGGCGCCTGGTTCGGGCAGAGCTTCGGGGACCCGGCGGCGGCATCACCATCGCTGCTGCTACAGCGGGCGCAGGCGGCCGTGCGGGAGCAGCTGGGCCTGGAGCCAGCCCCGACACGCTCCATCGTCAGGGTGCACCAG gcCTGCATCCCCCAGTACACATTGGGCCACTGGCAGCGCACAG agcGCATCGGCCGcttcctggcagagcagcagctgcccctcAGCCTCGTCGGGGCCTCCTACGCCGGCGTCTCCGTCAATGACTGCATCGCCAGTGCCAAAGCGGCCGTTGAGCGGCTAATGGGGCAGCCGCGCTGA
- the LOC142598562 gene encoding ubiquitin carboxyl-terminal hydrolase 21-like isoform X4, translating into MAAGAAGVVAMAARGRAPLSAIPTMPQASEHRVSRTRDHAVVTSQPKAAAKLPSGHRALSQERHAAALASAATANGLSPAPKLRLLPPRPGPLDDRGKKLELDRGRASKRGEALRSSACRRGPVKADHAVRVPGSPQAGAVPGSASFSLPAGASLAGREAERRRSNLARSKSISIGDLSQGGSSGGRTEDVAAVLSRLVLRDCGHQLSASSLALRRSSSLRRVNVSPGLDGKHATPLLSVRPEGCLRTRTAPDTPYAHSPDVPAPSSPALGRAPAPGRTEEKATATHHTLLLGSGHVGLRNLGNTCFMNAVLQCLSSTKPLRDYCLRRDFQQEQPSGLRTSQELTEAFADVIAALWHPDSSEAVNPGRFKAVFQKYVPSFTGYSQQDAQEFLKFFMDRLHVEINRKGRRTPSILSDARRTPALEDPETLSDDERANQMWKRYLEREDSKIVDLFVGQLKSCLKCQACGYRSTTFEVFCDLSLPIPKKSFAGGKVSLHDCFSLFTKEEELDSENAPQVCDKCRQRTRSTKKLTIQRFPRILVLHLNRFSTTRYSIKKCSVFVDFPLQQLNLREFASEKAAPSTASTPSATTRAASTTATTPPSAGTRPAGASTTTPGAEKGRGLPSPGAGSGAGGGAAGAGGAAVPLSRRSARPRWPARPRSLMPPTVAVVGGGISGLAACYHLARGPRPPKVLLLEASARLGGWLQSTRTADGAVFEHGPRGIRPGGVVGTDTLRMVSELGLEGDVLPVPGDHPASRNRFLYVGGALHKLPSGLGALLRPVPPFSRALLWSGVRDLLAPAGTEPDESVHAFVHRRFGREVADIAVDSLCRGVFAGDCRALSVRSCFPALFEAERRRRSVLLGLALGSGKERGAESGLSRRARAERWSQWSLRGGMESLAEALAAFLRLRGVELRCHAPLRRLHRHPDGRWQPWLRCCRPRQSRWHRSCGASPPCLWPW; encoded by the exons ATGGCGGCGGGTGCTGCGGGAGTTGTTGCCATGGCGGCCCGCGGGAG GGCTCCCCTCTCAGCCATCCCCACGATGCCCCAAGCCTCGGAGCACCGTGTCAGCCGGACCAGGGACCACGCCGTCGTCACCTCCCAGCCCAAGGCTGCCGCCAAGCTGCCCAGTGGGCACCGGGCCCTGAGCCAGGAGCGCCATGCCGCCGCCCTGGCCTCCGCCGCCACTGCCAACGGGCTCTCCCCGGCCCCTAAGCTTCGCCTCCTGCCGCCTCGGCCCGGCCCGCTGGACGACCGTGGCAAGAAGCTGGAGCTGGACCGGGGTCGGGCTTCAAAACGGGGGGAGGCTCTCCGCAGCTCAGCGTGCCGGCGGGGGCCGGTGAAGGCGGACCATGCGGTGCGGGTGCCTGGCTCTCCACAGGCGGGTGCTGTGCCGGGCAGTGcctccttctccctgcctgccgGGGCCTCGCTGGCGGGGCGCGAGGCAGAGCGCCGGCGCAGCAACCTGGCCCGCTCCAAATCTATCAGCATCGGGGACCTGAGCCAGGGTGGCAGCAGCGGCGGCCGCACTGAAGATGTGGCGGCGGTGCTGAGCCGGCTGGTGCTGAGGGACTGTGGCCACCAGCTGAGCGCCAGCTCGCTGGCACTCAGGAGGAGCTCCTCTCTCCGGAGGGTCAACGTCTCCCCGGGGCTGGATGGGAAGCATGCCACCCCACTGCTCTCCGTCCGGCCTGAGGGCTGCCTGAGGACTCGTACTGCCCCCGACACCCCGTATGCCCACAGCCCCGATGTCCCGGCACCCAGCAGCCCCGCCCTGGGCAGAGCCCCGGCACCCGGCAGGACCGAGGAGAAGGCGACAGCT ACCCATCACACgctgctgctgggctcaggCCACGTTGGCCTCAGGAACCTGGGCAACACG TGCTTCATGAACGCTGTGCTGCAGTGCCTGAGCAGCACCAAGCCGCTGCGGGACTACTGCCTGCGCCGGGACttccagcaggagcagccctccGGCCTCCGCACCTCCCAGGAGCTCACCGAAG CCTTTGCCGATGTCATCGCCGCCCTCTGGCACCCTGACTCCTCCGAAGCCGTCAACCCTGGGCGCTTCAAGGCTGTCTTTCAGAAATACGTCCCCTCCTTCACTGGATATAG CCAGCAGGACGCGCAGGAATTCCTCAAGTTCTTCATGGACCGGCTGCATGTGGAGATCAACCGCAAGGGCCGCAGGACGCCCAGCATCCTCTCGGACGCTCGGCGGACCCCCGCGCTGGAGGACCCCGAGACGCTGAG TGACGACGAACGCGCCAACCAGATGTGGAAGCGATACCTGGAGAGGGAGGACAGCAAGATCGTGG ACCTCTTCGTGGGGCAGCTGAAGAGTTGCCTGAAGTGCCAGGCGTGCGGCTACCGCTCCACCACCTTTGAGGTCTTCTGCGATCTCTCCCTGCCCATCCCAAAG AAGAGCTTTGCTGGTGGCAAGGTCTCGCTCCACGACTGCTTCAGCCTCTTCAccaaggaggaggagctggactCAGAGAACGCCCCG CAGGTCTGCGACAAGTGCCGGCAGCGGACGCGGAGCACAAAGAAGCTGACCATCCAGCGCTTCCCCCGCATCCTGGTGCTCC ACCTGAACCGGTTTTCCACCACCCGCTACTCCATCAAGAAGTGCTCCGTCTTCGTGGActtccccctgcagcagctcaaCCTGCGGGAGTTCGCCAGCGAGAAGGCGG CCCCGTCTACAGCCTCTACGCCCTCTGCAACCACTCGGGCAGCGTCCACTACGGCCACTACACCGCCTTCTGCCGGGACCCGGCCGGCTGGCGCGTCTACAACGACTCCCG GCGCGGAGAAGGGGCGGGGCCTGCCGAGCCCGGGGGCCGGGAGCGGTGCGGGCGGGGGTgccgcgggggcggggggtgccgcTGTGCCGCTGTCCCGGCGCTCTGCACGGCCCCGCtggcccgcccggccccgctccctcATGCCGCCGACCGTGGCCGTCGTGGGGGGCGGCATCAGCGGCCTGGCCGCCTGCTACCACCTGGcccgcggcccccgcccgcccaAG gtgctgctgctggaggccaGCGCCCGCCTGGGGGGGTGGCTGCAGAGCACCCGCACCGCCGACGGGGCCGTGTTCGAGCACGGGCCCAGGGGCATCCGCCCCGGCGGGGTGGTGGGCACCGACACCCTGCGCATG GTCTCCGAGCTCGGCCTGGAGGGTGACGTCCTGCCCGTCCCCGGGGACCACCCGGCCTCCAGGAACCGCTTCCTCTATGTCGGCGGGGCCCTGCACAAGCTGCCCTCGGGCCTGGG GGCCCTGCTGCGGCCGGTGCCCCCCTTCTCGCGGGCGCTGCTCTGGAGCGGGGTGCGGGACTTGCTGGCGCCAGCCGGGACGGAGCCTGACGAGAGCGTGCACGCCTTTGTTCATCGCCGCTTCGGCCGGGAG GTGGCCGACATCGCCGTGGACAGCCTCTGCCGGGGGGTGTTCGCCGGGGACTGCCGGGCGCTGAGTGTCCGCTCTTGCTTCCCTGCGCTCTTCGAGGCCGAGCGGCGCCGGCGATCCGTCCTGCTGGGGCTGGCGCTGGGCTCCG GGAAGGAGCGTGGAGCTGAGTCGGGGCTGAGCCGGCGGGCGCGGGCAGAGCGCTGGAGCCAGTGGTCGCTCCGGGGCGGGATGGAGAGCCTGGCTGAGGCACTGGCAGCCTTCCTGCGCCTGCGTGGTGTCGAGCTGCGCTGCCACGCGCCCCTGCGCCGCCTGCACCGTCACCCTGACGGCCGATGGCAG ccctggctgagGTGCTGCCGGCCGAGGCAGAGCCGCTGGCACAGGAGCTGCGGCGCATCCCCGCCGTGTCTGTGGCCGTGGTGA